A section of the Sphaerodactylus townsendi isolate TG3544 linkage group LG11, MPM_Stown_v2.3, whole genome shotgun sequence genome encodes:
- the LOC125441076 gene encoding zona pellucida-binding protein 1 isoform X1: MRRRGRRRRRPRPSSVLWGSLSLALILSLGLPSVHCSSNSDAKGLKVVGSTNLPVKVYVKTSHNSPHILCVTNHLRNSELIDPIFQWHGPEGDVVGGNKTSKITPTGTLLLREFKPEMSGVYTCSLVFKPTTEQDEKSYLIKYIIYAYADPKFHYEFTARYHAAPCNSGYNTPFEKKLLQILSKLVVELACEIAILKSECHHVKMQRAGLQNVIFFTFTVSSIESEKSQSMCKKETCDMSRRLRKAKDLIEKFFSQQVEVLGKRTAPLPEIYYIEGTLQMVWVSRCYPGYGINPLLHPDCPHCCVVCSPGSYNPREGVHCLPCNKSLAYGAKTC; the protein is encoded by the exons TTCATTGTTCTTCCAATTCAGATGCTAAAGGATTGAAAGTCGTCGGATCAACCAATTTGCCAG TTAAAGTTTATGTCAAGACAAGTCACAACAGCCCACATATTCTCTGCGTGACAAATCATCTGAGAAATTCTGAATTGATTGATCCAATATTCCAGTGGCATGGACCAGAGGGTGATGTGGTTGGAG GAAATAAGACTTCGAAAATAACCCCAACCGGAACTCTGCTGTTACGGGAATTTAAACCCGAAATGAGTGGAGTTTACACATGTTCCCTTGTATTTAAGCCAACCACCGAGCAAGATGAAAAAAGCTATTTGATCAAATATATTATTTATG CGTATGCTGATCCTAAGTTTCACTATGAGTTTACAGCCCGATATCATGCAGCTCCCTGCAACAGCGGCTACAACACCCCCTTTGAGAAGAAATTGCTTCAGATACTGAGCAAGCTGGTGGTCGAGCTTGCCTGTGAGATTGCCATCCTTAAGTCAGAGTGCCATCATGTGAAAATGCAGAGAGCTGGGTTGCAAAATGTCATCTTCTTCACTTTTACAG TTTCTTCTATAGAGTCGGAGAAAAGCCAAAGTATGTGTAAGAAGGAAACATGCGACATGTCAAGAAGATTGCGAAAG GCCAAAGACCTGATAGAGAAATTTTTCAGCCAGCAAGTTGAGGTTCTTGGGAAACGGACGGCCCCGCTGCCTGAGATCTACTATATTGAAGGCACTCTGCAAATGGTGTGGGTTAGTCGCTGTTATCCCGGCTACGGAATTAACCCTCTGCTGCACCCAGATTGTCCTCACTGTTGCG tgGTTTGCAGTCCGGGATCGTACAACCCTCGCGAAGGAGTTCACTGCCTCCCCTGCAACAAAAGTTTGGCGTACGGAGCAAAAACTTGCTAG